From the genome of Roseibium sp. Sym1, one region includes:
- a CDS encoding copper-transporting P-type ATPase, producing the protein MVYTCPMHPEIRQPEPGDCPKCGMHLVPEGEAGQHHHGHGHGHHHAHATGDAPSGKGGQYDTVPAGYSGSVYTCPMHPEVRRTEPGSCPICGMGLELENAAMADEGPNPELVDFTHRLWVGAVLTVPLLVFTMGPYVGLSGVRDIFGERITLWIELVLGTPVVLWCGWPFLTRGWNSFRSLNLNMFSLIGMGVMAAWTFSVVAVLAPGIFPDGFRDAEGHVGVYFEAAAVIVVLVLLGQVMELRAREGTGKAIKALLDMAAKTARVIRSDGSEEEVPLEDVQIGDRLRVRPGDKVPVDGVVTDGRSSVDESMISGEPVPVEKTPGDPVTGATINGTGSLIMEATRVGADTMLSQIVEMVANAQRSRAPIQKYADKVAGWFVPTVIGIAVLAFIGWALWGPAPALSYALIAAVAVLIIACPCALGLATPMSIMTATGRGAQTGVLIKNAEALERFEKVDTLIVDKTGTLTEGKPRLVAVLPEDGHDEQEVLRLAATLERGSEHPLAEAIVAGAEDRGVQLGEAEDFEAVTGKGVKGTVDGKSVALGNLKLMEELGLQVTALADKANARRDEGETVMFVVLEGTVAGLVSVADPVKETTPAALKALHELGFRIIMATGDNERTAKAVAARLGIDEIRADVLPEDKARIIKELQTAGRKVAMAGDGVNDAPALAQADVGIAMGTGADVAIESAGFTLVKGNLDGIVRARRLSRATMRNIRQNLFFALIYNALGVPVAAGVLYPVFGILISPMFAAFAMSASSISVVLNALRLRGAKI; encoded by the coding sequence ATGGTTTACACCTGCCCCATGCATCCGGAGATAAGGCAACCGGAACCCGGCGACTGTCCGAAATGCGGGATGCATCTGGTTCCAGAGGGCGAAGCCGGCCAGCACCATCACGGTCATGGTCACGGTCACCATCATGCCCACGCGACCGGTGACGCGCCGTCCGGAAAAGGCGGCCAATACGATACTGTGCCGGCGGGATATTCGGGATCTGTCTATACCTGCCCGATGCACCCGGAAGTCCGCCGCACCGAACCGGGATCCTGCCCGATCTGCGGCATGGGACTGGAACTTGAAAACGCGGCGATGGCCGACGAGGGGCCGAACCCGGAACTCGTGGATTTCACACACCGGCTATGGGTCGGCGCTGTCCTGACCGTTCCCCTGCTCGTCTTCACCATGGGACCCTATGTGGGCCTGTCGGGCGTGCGCGATATCTTCGGCGAGCGGATAACGCTCTGGATCGAATTGGTCCTGGGAACACCCGTCGTATTGTGGTGCGGCTGGCCTTTCCTCACCCGCGGCTGGAATTCGTTCCGTTCGCTCAATCTCAACATGTTCTCGCTCATCGGCATGGGTGTCATGGCCGCCTGGACCTTCAGCGTCGTTGCGGTTCTGGCTCCGGGGATCTTTCCCGACGGGTTCCGGGACGCCGAGGGTCATGTCGGCGTCTATTTCGAGGCGGCCGCCGTCATCGTGGTCCTGGTGCTTCTCGGCCAGGTCATGGAACTGCGCGCGAGAGAGGGCACCGGCAAGGCCATCAAGGCGCTTCTGGACATGGCCGCGAAGACCGCGCGGGTAATCCGCTCCGATGGCAGCGAGGAAGAGGTCCCGCTGGAGGATGTCCAGATCGGCGACCGTCTGCGTGTGCGCCCCGGCGACAAGGTGCCGGTCGACGGCGTGGTGACCGACGGCCGTTCATCGGTCGACGAAAGCATGATCTCGGGCGAACCGGTGCCGGTCGAAAAGACACCCGGCGATCCGGTGACCGGAGCGACCATCAACGGCACGGGCAGCCTGATCATGGAGGCAACGCGCGTCGGCGCCGACACCATGCTCAGCCAGATCGTCGAAATGGTCGCAAACGCGCAGCGCAGCCGCGCGCCGATCCAGAAATACGCCGACAAGGTTGCCGGCTGGTTCGTCCCGACGGTCATCGGCATCGCGGTTCTCGCGTTCATCGGCTGGGCGCTGTGGGGACCGGCCCCTGCCCTGTCCTACGCCCTGATCGCCGCCGTGGCCGTCCTCATCATCGCCTGTCCTTGCGCCCTCGGCCTTGCCACGCCCATGTCGATCATGACAGCAACCGGACGCGGCGCGCAGACAGGCGTGCTGATCAAGAACGCGGAAGCACTGGAACGCTTCGAGAAGGTCGACACCTTGATCGTCGACAAGACCGGGACGCTGACCGAGGGCAAGCCCCGGCTGGTGGCCGTGCTCCCGGAGGATGGCCATGACGAGCAGGAGGTATTGCGTCTTGCCGCTACCCTTGAAAGGGGATCGGAACATCCGCTGGCTGAAGCAATCGTCGCCGGCGCGGAAGACCGCGGCGTACAGTTGGGCGAGGCCGAAGACTTCGAGGCCGTCACCGGCAAGGGCGTCAAGGGTACGGTCGACGGCAAGAGCGTCGCTCTCGGCAATCTGAAGCTGATGGAGGAACTCGGGCTCCAGGTCACCGCACTGGCAGACAAGGCGAACGCCCGGCGCGACGAAGGCGAAACCGTGATGTTCGTCGTGCTCGAGGGCACGGTCGCCGGTCTCGTCAGTGTCGCCGATCCGGTCAAGGAGACCACTCCCGCTGCGCTGAAGGCGCTGCATGAGCTTGGTTTCCGCATCATCATGGCGACCGGCGACAACGAACGGACGGCGAAAGCGGTCGCCGCGCGGCTCGGCATCGATGAAATCCGCGCGGACGTCCTGCCCGAGGACAAGGCACGCATCATCAAGGAACTGCAAACGGCGGGACGCAAGGTCGCCATGGCCGGTGACGGGGTGAATGACGCCCCTGCCCTGGCGCAGGCCGATGTGGGCATTGCCATGGGCACCGGCGCGGACGTGGCCATTGAATCGGCCGGTTTCACGCTGGTCAAAGGCAATCTCGACGGCATCGTGCGCGCCCGCAGACTCTCACGCGCCACCATGCGCAACATCCGGCAGAACCTGTTCTTCGCCCTGATCTATAATGCGTTGGGCGTGCCGGTCGCGGCAGGCGTGCTTTATCCTGTTTTCGGTATCCTTATCAGCCCGATGTTCGCCGCTTTTGCCATGAGCGCATCATCCATTTCCGTGGTGCTCAATGCGCTGCGCCTGAGAGGAGCAAAAATCTGA
- the ppk2 gene encoding polyphosphate kinase 2 encodes MKRQSRNKNQSQRGMQLDKKEYRAQLHALQIELVKLQKHFIQCDDRILVLIEGRDTAGKDGVIKRIVEHLSPRETRVVALGKPSDLDRTGWYFQRYTAHLPKAREFVLFNRSWYNRAGVERVMKFCTEAEYEEFMETVLDFEHMLVRSGIKLLKYYLDISRDEQKRRLEDRRTNPLKQWKISPIDAKAVKLWDDYSSARNEMLSRTHNAITPWTIVHGDNKRRARLNLIRDLLLRLHYCDKDSNVLRSDPEIVFPYHEDYVRNGMIIP; translated from the coding sequence ATGAAACGCCAAAGCCGAAACAAGAACCAGTCTCAAAGGGGCATGCAATTGGACAAGAAGGAATACCGTGCCCAATTGCATGCCCTGCAAATCGAACTGGTGAAACTTCAGAAGCATTTCATTCAATGCGACGATCGGATTCTGGTCCTGATCGAAGGCCGTGACACGGCCGGCAAGGACGGTGTCATAAAAAGGATCGTTGAGCATCTGAGCCCGCGGGAAACGCGCGTCGTGGCACTCGGAAAGCCATCGGATCTCGACCGCACCGGCTGGTACTTCCAGCGCTACACCGCACACCTTCCCAAAGCCCGGGAGTTCGTGCTGTTCAACCGCAGCTGGTATAACCGCGCGGGGGTGGAGCGGGTCATGAAATTCTGCACGGAAGCAGAGTACGAGGAATTCATGGAGACGGTCCTCGACTTCGAGCACATGCTGGTGCGTTCGGGTATCAAGCTGCTGAAATACTATCTCGACATTTCCCGGGACGAACAGAAACGCCGCCTTGAAGACCGGCGCACCAATCCGCTCAAGCAGTGGAAGATCAGCCCTATCGATGCAAAGGCCGTCAAGCTCTGGGACGACTACAGTTCCGCGCGGAACGAAATGCTGTCGCGGACGCACAATGCAATCACGCCCTGGACAATTGTGCATGGTGACAACAAGCGGCGTGCCCGGCTCAACCTGATCCGCGACCTGCTCCTACGCCTGCACTATTGCGACAAGGATAGCAACGTCCTGCGGTCGGATCCGGAAATCGTGTTCCCGTATCACGAAGACTATGTCCGCAATGGAATGATCATCCCGTGA
- a CDS encoding heavy metal translocating P-type ATPase, with protein MSSETHATLSIEGMSCASCVGRVDRALAVLEGVSDVSVNLASETAQLTADGPERLMTAAKRLDELGYPARRASVTLNVGSMSCASCVGRVDRALSAVPGVTEVNVNLASETASVTYLEGMTGPAALAAAATAAGYPAEVAEASATQDRTARKEEEARALARRVVLAAMLALPVFLMEMGSHVIPGMHDLIGHTIGHRTSWLIQFALTTAVLAGPGRAFYLKGIPALLKGAPDMNSLVAVGTAAAYAYSVIATFFPVLLPDAVRSVYYEAAAVIVVLILFGRFLEARAKGRTGAAIQKLLGLQVRTARVLRDGEPVELSIEDLHAGDIVVVRPGERIAVDGEVTEGESHVDESMITGEPVPVAKTLGAGVTGGTVNGAGAFQFRATRVGADTTLAQIIRMVEEAQGAKLPIQGLVDRITLWFVPVVMSVAALTVLVWLILGPSPALTLALVAGVSVLIIACPCAMGLATPTSIMVGTGRAAEMGVLFRKGDALQQLTAVEVVALDKTGTVTEGRPELTDLVLAQGFDRDDVLARVAAVEDRSEHPIAAAIVRAARGEGVAQVGVADFTSITGYGVQATAGGAQVIVGADRLMSREGIDLGPLAEIETDLARRGRTALFAAIDGRIAAVMGVADPVKPASRAAIAALHAQGLQVAMITGDKRETAEAIAVETGIDHVVAGVLPEGKVAALQKLRGVGRKIAFVGDGINDAPALAHADVGIAIGTGTDVAIESADVVLMSGDLRGVVNAFEVSKRTMTNIRENLFWAFGYNTALIPVAAGVLYPAFGLLLSPVLAAAAMALSSVFVLTNALRLRRIKPPMDEKETPAPQVAALLAEAAE; from the coding sequence ATGTCCAGCGAAACCCATGCAACACTTTCCATCGAAGGAATGTCCTGTGCATCTTGCGTCGGGCGCGTGGATCGCGCTTTGGCCGTTCTGGAAGGCGTGAGCGATGTATCGGTCAACCTGGCCAGCGAAACCGCCCAGTTGACGGCTGACGGGCCGGAGCGGCTGATGACCGCGGCAAAGCGCCTTGATGAACTCGGGTATCCCGCACGCCGCGCCAGTGTGACGCTGAACGTTGGCTCCATGTCCTGCGCGTCCTGTGTCGGACGGGTGGACCGGGCGCTGTCCGCGGTCCCCGGCGTAACCGAGGTGAACGTCAACCTCGCCTCCGAGACGGCAAGTGTCACCTACCTGGAAGGCATGACCGGTCCCGCTGCATTGGCGGCTGCTGCGACGGCTGCCGGATATCCAGCGGAGGTTGCCGAAGCGAGTGCCACCCAGGACCGTACAGCCCGCAAGGAGGAGGAGGCCCGGGCGCTTGCCCGCCGGGTGGTCCTGGCCGCTATGCTGGCGCTGCCTGTCTTCCTGATGGAAATGGGCAGTCACGTGATCCCGGGGATGCACGACCTGATCGGGCACACCATCGGACATCGGACAAGCTGGCTGATCCAGTTCGCCCTGACGACCGCGGTCCTTGCCGGGCCGGGCCGTGCTTTCTATCTCAAGGGTATTCCGGCGCTTCTCAAGGGCGCCCCGGACATGAACAGCCTCGTCGCCGTCGGCACGGCGGCGGCCTATGCCTATTCCGTGATTGCCACCTTCTTTCCGGTACTGCTGCCGGATGCGGTCAGGTCGGTCTATTACGAGGCCGCTGCTGTGATCGTCGTGCTGATCCTGTTCGGACGGTTTCTGGAGGCGCGCGCCAAGGGCCGCACCGGAGCGGCAATCCAGAAGCTGCTCGGTCTTCAGGTTCGAACCGCGCGGGTTCTGCGCGATGGCGAACCGGTTGAACTGTCAATTGAAGACCTGCATGCGGGCGACATCGTCGTCGTCCGGCCGGGAGAACGCATCGCCGTCGACGGCGAGGTGACGGAAGGCGAAAGCCACGTCGATGAAAGCATGATCACCGGTGAACCGGTGCCAGTTGCCAAGACGCTGGGGGCCGGCGTCACTGGCGGAACTGTGAACGGGGCGGGGGCCTTTCAGTTCCGCGCCACCCGGGTCGGGGCCGACACCACACTTGCGCAGATCATCCGGATGGTCGAAGAGGCGCAAGGGGCCAAGCTGCCGATCCAGGGGCTCGTGGATCGCATCACCCTCTGGTTTGTCCCGGTGGTCATGTCCGTTGCGGCGCTGACGGTGCTGGTGTGGCTAATCCTCGGTCCCAGTCCCGCGTTGACGCTGGCGCTGGTCGCGGGCGTGTCCGTGCTGATCATTGCCTGTCCCTGCGCCATGGGCCTGGCCACGCCGACGTCGATCATGGTCGGCACTGGCCGCGCGGCCGAGATGGGCGTGTTGTTCAGAAAGGGCGATGCCCTGCAGCAACTGACCGCGGTCGAGGTCGTCGCGCTCGACAAGACCGGCACAGTGACCGAAGGCCGGCCGGAGCTGACCGATCTTGTCCTCGCCCAAGGATTTGACCGCGATGACGTTTTGGCGCGGGTCGCGGCGGTCGAGGACCGGTCGGAACACCCGATTGCCGCCGCCATCGTGCGGGCGGCGCGCGGCGAAGGCGTCGCGCAGGTCGGCGTCGCGGACTTCACCTCGATCACCGGTTACGGCGTTCAGGCGACCGCCGGTGGAGCGCAGGTGATCGTTGGCGCGGACCGCCTGATGAGCCGCGAGGGTATCGACCTGGGGCCGTTGGCGGAGATTGAAACCGACCTGGCCAGGCGCGGCCGGACCGCGCTCTTTGCCGCTATCGATGGCCGGATTGCCGCGGTTATGGGCGTTGCGGACCCGGTGAAGCCTGCAAGCCGCGCCGCGATTGCGGCCCTTCATGCACAAGGGCTTCAGGTCGCCATGATCACCGGCGACAAGCGAGAAACGGCCGAGGCCATTGCCGTGGAGACGGGCATCGACCATGTCGTCGCCGGCGTCCTGCCCGAAGGCAAGGTTGCCGCCCTTCAGAAGCTGCGCGGGGTTGGCCGGAAGATCGCCTTTGTCGGCGACGGCATCAACGATGCGCCCGCGCTCGCCCATGCGGACGTGGGCATCGCCATCGGCACCGGCACGGATGTGGCCATCGAATCCGCCGATGTCGTGCTGATGTCGGGCGACTTGCGCGGCGTGGTCAATGCGTTCGAAGTGTCGAAGCGGACCATGACCAATATCCGGGAAAACCTGTTCTGGGCATTCGGTTACAATACCGCGTTGATCCCGGTCGCCGCCGGCGTGCTTTACCCGGCCTTCGGGCTCCTACTGTCACCGGTTCTCGCCGCCGCCGCCATGGCCCTATCCTCGGTCTTCGTACTGACGAACGCACTGCGCCTTCGCCGGATCAAGCCTCCGATGGACGAAAAGGAAACGCCGGCACCGCAAGTAGCAGCTTTATTGGCGGAAGCGGCCGAATAA
- a CDS encoding heavy-metal-associated domain-containing protein: MRFHVPDMSCGHCKAAIDTSVKGADGSAQLDFDMENRIVSVESQLSADQVMAALKTAGYEASPAQSAL, from the coding sequence ATGAGATTTCACGTACCCGATATGAGCTGCGGCCACTGTAAGGCGGCTATCGACACGTCCGTCAAGGGCGCCGACGGATCGGCGCAACTGGACTTCGATATGGAAAACAGGATCGTTTCGGTCGAAAGCCAGCTCTCTGCCGATCAGGTCATGGCCGCTCTGAAGACGGCCGGGTATGAAGCCTCACCGGCCCAGTCGGCGTTGTGA
- a CDS encoding CBS domain-containing protein, which translates to MFAKDVMTTSVITVGPDTSVRDVAKALADKRISAVPVVNAKGNMVGIVSEGDLIRRTETQTERHPSWWMALLAAPEDKALDYIKSHGGTAKDVMTRDVKTVGEDASLEEVADLLERNHIKRVPVVTNGQLVGVVSRADLLRGLATPKPATEQAAKDDKTIRGKVEQALKETGIDRQFVTVTVSGGIAHLWGAVDSDPERQAIRVATENVAGVREVDNKINVFPPMVRAAMWAD; encoded by the coding sequence ATGTTTGCGAAAGACGTGATGACGACGTCCGTAATAACGGTCGGCCCGGACACAAGCGTGCGCGACGTCGCAAAAGCCCTAGCCGACAAGCGGATCAGCGCAGTACCAGTTGTGAATGCCAAAGGCAACATGGTCGGCATCGTCAGCGAGGGTGACCTGATCCGGCGCACCGAAACCCAAACGGAGCGCCATCCTTCATGGTGGATGGCGCTTCTGGCCGCCCCGGAGGACAAGGCACTCGACTATATCAAGTCGCACGGCGGCACGGCGAAGGACGTGATGACACGGGACGTAAAAACCGTGGGTGAGGACGCGTCTCTCGAGGAAGTCGCCGACTTGCTGGAACGCAACCACATAAAACGGGTCCCGGTCGTCACAAACGGACAACTCGTGGGGGTCGTGAGCCGTGCCGATCTGCTGCGTGGACTGGCGACGCCAAAGCCGGCCACGGAACAGGCTGCGAAGGATGACAAAACGATCCGTGGCAAAGTGGAACAGGCTTTGAAGGAAACCGGAATAGACCGGCAATTTGTGACCGTTACCGTATCCGGCGGCATCGCCCATCTTTGGGGAGCCGTCGATTCAGATCCGGAAAGGCAGGCTATACGCGTGGCAACGGAGAACGTGGCCGGTGTCAGGGAGGTCGACAACAAAATCAATGTCTTTCCGCCGATGGTACGCGCCGCCATGTGGGCCGACTAA
- a CDS encoding cytochrome b has protein sequence MPGIENTAQTAHRYTRLQIVLHWSVVILIAEQWYTSKAIPRTHNPFLPPSKADLLMHMVHNYAGMLIGLLMVIRLGLIFLNPRQGKTGSRDWQTKGAHAVHWALYLAVLGQALTGFVASYLWKGAVPFHLMFWNLILTLVSVHVLAAAYHLVCGDGVVRNMVVWRPKR, from the coding sequence ATGCCGGGAATTGAAAACACAGCCCAAACGGCGCACCGCTATACACGATTGCAGATCGTGCTTCACTGGTCCGTCGTTATCCTGATCGCCGAGCAGTGGTATACGTCAAAGGCGATCCCGCGAACACACAACCCGTTCCTGCCACCATCGAAAGCCGATCTGTTGATGCACATGGTGCACAATTATGCCGGCATGTTGATCGGGCTGCTCATGGTGATCCGTCTCGGATTGATTTTCCTGAACCCCCGTCAGGGCAAAACCGGAAGCCGGGACTGGCAAACGAAGGGGGCCCATGCGGTGCACTGGGCACTGTATCTGGCTGTTCTCGGTCAGGCGTTGACCGGCTTTGTCGCGTCCTATCTCTGGAAGGGCGCTGTTCCCTTCCATCTGATGTTCTGGAATCTGATCCTGACCCTGGTGAGCGTGCACGTCCTCGCGGCGGCCTATCACCTTGTCTGCGGAGATGGTGTCGTCCGGAACATGGTTGTCTGGCGCCCGAAACGGTAG
- the cueR gene encoding Cu(I)-responsive transcriptional regulator: protein MNIGDVSQLSGVPAKTIRYYEDIGLIKPLRGDNGYRSFQDRDLYKLAFLGRARSLGFSIEDCRSLLELYENDGRASADVKQIAEKHLARIEEKISQLHSMQRTLAHLIDACAGDHRPDCPILNDLGQASGLSATRKRQ, encoded by the coding sequence ATGAATATCGGCGACGTATCACAACTGTCCGGTGTTCCGGCAAAGACGATCCGTTATTACGAGGATATCGGGTTGATCAAACCCTTGCGAGGGGACAATGGCTATCGCAGCTTCCAGGACAGAGATCTTTATAAATTGGCCTTTCTTGGCCGGGCAAGGTCTCTCGGTTTTTCGATCGAAGATTGCAGAAGCCTCCTGGAGCTTTACGAAAACGATGGTCGGGCGAGCGCCGACGTGAAACAGATCGCGGAGAAGCATCTGGCTCGGATCGAAGAGAAGATTTCCCAACTCCATTCCATGCAAAGGACATTGGCACATTTGATCGATGCTTGCGCGGGAGATCATCGCCCCGACTGTCCGATCCTTAATGACCTTGGCCAGGCTTCCGGACTTTCGGCGACTCGCAAGCGGCAGTGA